In Flavobacterium sp. WV_118_3, one DNA window encodes the following:
- a CDS encoding Y-family DNA polymerase, protein MYALVDCNNFYASCERVFQPQYVGKPVVILSNNDGCIISRSEEAKALGIPMGAPEFQVRDQLKQLDIKVFSSNYALYGDLSGRVMNILRQFTPHVEEYSIDEAFLNFDGMPIADYHDYGIQIKNRIQKWLSIPICVGMAPTKALSKVANKIAKKFQERTGGVYVIDSEEKRIKALKWTKIEDVWGIGYRLIKKVKAQRIFTAYDFTLPEHEAWIRREMGVVGLRLRSELLGIPVLELETQQDSKKSIAITRSFEKKLSDYREIRERIATFASVCAEKLRKQKSCCYSVVVLLVKDKHQTPSKRHYFSLMENLPFASNSNITISNMAIGLLEKLYEPNAVYLKAGVIVTQLMPQDQKQLHLFEEENPRHQKLMEVMDNYHQKTGNRKIRLGNQDLQRTWKMKQQHLSPNYTTDIKDILEIQCH, encoded by the coding sequence ATGTATGCTTTGGTCGATTGTAACAACTTTTATGCTTCCTGCGAGCGGGTATTTCAACCGCAATACGTGGGTAAACCCGTCGTGATTTTATCCAACAACGACGGTTGCATCATTTCGCGTAGTGAAGAAGCCAAAGCGCTCGGTATTCCAATGGGCGCTCCGGAATTCCAGGTGCGCGATCAACTCAAACAACTCGACATTAAAGTGTTTTCGTCCAATTATGCGCTCTATGGTGATCTTAGCGGACGCGTGATGAATATCCTCCGACAATTTACACCACACGTCGAAGAATACAGTATCGACGAGGCTTTTCTGAATTTCGACGGTATGCCAATAGCCGATTACCACGATTACGGAATCCAAATCAAAAATCGAATCCAGAAATGGCTCAGTATTCCAATATGCGTCGGCATGGCGCCTACCAAAGCACTGTCGAAAGTCGCTAATAAAATCGCGAAAAAATTCCAGGAACGTACCGGTGGTGTCTATGTAATCGACAGCGAAGAAAAACGTATTAAAGCCTTAAAGTGGACCAAAATTGAAGACGTTTGGGGTATCGGTTATCGTTTGATCAAAAAAGTAAAAGCGCAACGGATCTTTACCGCCTATGATTTTACCTTGCCGGAACACGAAGCCTGGATCCGTAGGGAAATGGGGGTTGTTGGCCTGCGACTTCGAAGCGAATTACTCGGAATTCCCGTGCTTGAACTCGAAACGCAACAGGATTCGAAAAAGAGTATCGCCATTACCCGTAGTTTCGAAAAAAAGTTGTCCGATTATCGGGAAATACGGGAACGAATTGCCACTTTTGCGTCCGTTTGTGCCGAAAAACTGCGCAAACAGAAATCCTGTTGTTATAGCGTGGTAGTGCTTTTGGTAAAAGACAAACACCAAACACCCTCAAAACGACACTATTTTAGTCTGATGGAAAACCTGCCGTTTGCCAGCAATTCGAATATCACGATTAGCAATATGGCTATCGGCTTACTCGAAAAGTTATACGAACCCAATGCGGTCTATCTCAAAGCTGGTGTAATCGTAACCCAATTGATGCCACAGGATCAAAAGCAATTGCATTTATTTGAAGAAGAAAATCCAAGACATCAGAAATTGATGGAGGTCATGGACAACTATCACCAAAAAACAGGCAATCGAAAAATCCGATTGGGAAATCAGGATTTACAACGAACCTGGAAAATGAAACAACAGCATCTTTCACCCAACTATACAACCGACATTAAAGACATACTGGAAATACAATGCCACTAG
- a CDS encoding translesion error-prone DNA polymerase V autoproteolytic subunit: MPLDKTPLKFFMPESDASVELPFIADGIKAGFPSPAADFDGTKISLDKVVVKNQEATFYARAKGNSMCGAGIDDGDILVIDRSLEPKNNKIAVCYIDGEFTVKRIKIEKDCIYLIPENTDYNPIKVTEENDLIIWGIVTYVLKSV; encoded by the coding sequence ATGCCACTAGACAAAACGCCCCTGAAATTTTTTATGCCCGAAAGCGATGCTTCGGTAGAATTACCTTTTATAGCCGATGGTATCAAAGCGGGATTTCCCTCGCCTGCCGCCGATTTCGACGGTACTAAAATCAGTCTGGATAAAGTGGTGGTTAAAAATCAGGAGGCTACTTTTTATGCACGGGCCAAAGGAAATTCGATGTGCGGTGCCGGTATCGACGATGGCGATATTCTGGTGATCGACCGTAGTCTGGAACCAAAAAATAATAAAATTGCCGTTTGTTATATCGATGGGGAATTTACCGTAAAACGGATTAAAATCGAAAAGGATTGTATCTACCTCATCCCGGAAAATACCGATTACAATCCGATAAAAGTAACCGAAGAAAATGATTTGATCATCTGGGGAATCGTTACCTATGTATTGAAGAGTGTTTAG
- a CDS encoding LLM class flavin-dependent oxidoreductase, with product MISTENPLHGVHYSILDLAVVSQGDTYSDTFRKCRELAQKVEALGYSRFWLSEHHNMQHVASSATSVLIGNIAEHTQTLRIGSGGIMLPNHSPLAVAEQFGTLSTLYPGRIDLGLGRAPGTDGATAMALRKNNYDLNYDFEAHIQELQRYLSAENSTAKVRAFPGEGIDIPLWILGSSMESAILAGKLGLPYAFAAHFAPAQFYRAIELYRHYFIPSEYLAEPYILACVNVVAADNDDEANYLATSLYQAFTGIITNTRRPLMPPVDDMDAVWTADVMEAVMQMTAFTFVGNRTTLQQHFNEFIQATKVNEIMAISQIFDQKAKLRSFEILAEVFQK from the coding sequence ATGATTTCAACTGAAAATCCGTTACACGGAGTTCACTATTCTATACTGGATTTAGCGGTAGTTTCTCAGGGTGACACCTATTCTGACACCTTCCGAAAATGCCGGGAACTGGCTCAAAAAGTGGAAGCTTTAGGCTATTCGCGTTTTTGGTTATCCGAACATCACAATATGCAACATGTCGCGAGTTCGGCCACTTCTGTTCTGATTGGCAATATCGCCGAACATACCCAAACCCTACGCATTGGCTCCGGAGGTATTATGTTACCCAACCATTCGCCACTTGCCGTAGCAGAGCAATTCGGAACACTAAGCACTTTATATCCCGGACGGATCGACCTCGGATTGGGACGCGCACCCGGAACCGATGGTGCGACTGCGATGGCCTTACGCAAAAACAATTACGACCTGAATTACGATTTTGAAGCACATATACAGGAATTACAACGCTATTTAAGTGCCGAAAACAGTACGGCAAAAGTGCGGGCTTTTCCGGGCGAAGGGATCGATATCCCGTTATGGATTTTAGGCTCCAGTATGGAAAGCGCTATCCTGGCTGGAAAATTAGGATTACCCTATGCTTTTGCGGCTCATTTTGCACCGGCGCAATTTTACCGTGCGATCGAATTGTACCGACACTATTTTATTCCATCGGAGTATTTGGCGGAACCCTATATTCTGGCTTGTGTGAATGTGGTTGCCGCGGATAATGATGACGAAGCGAACTATTTAGCTACTTCGCTGTATCAGGCTTTTACCGGAATCATCACCAATACACGCCGGCCGTTAATGCCACCGGTTGACGATATGGATGCGGTATGGACTGCCGATGTTATGGAAGCGGTTATGCAAATGACGGCCTTTACATTTGTAGGGAATAGAACCACTTTACAACAGCATTTTAATGAGTTTATACAAGCTACCAAAGTAAACGAAATAATGGCCATTTCGCAGATTTTTGATCAAAAGGCCAAATTACGATCCTTTGAAATATTGGCAGAAGTGTTTCAAAAATAA
- the recJ gene encoding single-stranded-DNA-specific exonuclease RecJ: MRWTLKPNPNPHKTRELAAELGVTPLIAALLVQRGVETFEEARAFFRPAFEHLHDPYLMQDMDKAVARIETAITAGENILVFGDYDVDGTTAVALMSSYLRSYYPNVATYIPDRYAEGYGVSFQGIDFAEDNGFTLIIALDCGIKSVDKVEYAKQKGIDFIICDHHRPGDELPEAIAVLDPKRQDCAYPYKELCGCGVGFKLIQALSAKRGQSLRDLIPYLDLVATAIAADIVPITGENRVLAKFGLEVINKNPRPGIKALIKNVKKQELTITDVVFIIAPRINAAGRIKHGNHAVALLTEFNQKQAEEFASQIETFNADRKDLDRQITKEALKQIETNGEQERYTTVVYQEDWHKGVIGIVASRLTEVYYRPTLVFTKSGDKLAASARSVKDFDVYNALEACSDYLEQFGGHMYAAGLTLKESDFESFKNQFERVVSETITPDLLVPEISIDAEIDFSDIDDKLIRILKQFEPFGPENMTPVFIARHLTDSGYGKAIGQDEEHLRLFVKQQPEGKGYAAIGFGLAKKIGLTQNQKHFDAVFSIDENEWNGTVSVQLRLRDIKVS; the protein is encoded by the coding sequence ATGCGCTGGACACTCAAACCTAACCCGAATCCCCATAAAACCAGGGAACTGGCTGCCGAACTGGGCGTGACGCCATTAATTGCTGCTTTATTGGTGCAACGCGGTGTGGAAACCTTTGAGGAAGCGCGCGCTTTTTTCCGACCGGCGTTCGAACATTTACACGATCCGTACCTGATGCAGGATATGGATAAAGCCGTGGCGCGTATCGAAACCGCCATAACAGCCGGAGAAAATATTTTGGTGTTTGGCGATTATGATGTCGACGGAACTACGGCTGTGGCCTTAATGAGTTCGTACCTTAGAAGCTATTATCCGAATGTAGCCACCTATATTCCCGACCGGTATGCGGAAGGGTATGGCGTTTCGTTTCAGGGAATTGATTTTGCAGAAGACAACGGATTTACACTGATCATCGCGCTGGATTGTGGAATCAAATCGGTTGATAAGGTCGAATATGCGAAACAAAAAGGCATTGATTTTATTATCTGCGATCACCATCGTCCGGGAGACGAATTGCCGGAAGCCATTGCCGTATTGGATCCGAAACGACAGGATTGTGCCTATCCGTATAAAGAATTATGCGGATGTGGTGTCGGTTTTAAACTAATACAAGCCTTGTCGGCCAAGCGTGGACAAAGTTTACGGGATTTGATTCCATATTTAGATTTGGTAGCGACGGCTATAGCCGCGGATATTGTTCCGATTACCGGAGAAAACCGGGTTTTGGCCAAATTCGGATTGGAAGTGATCAATAAGAATCCGCGTCCGGGGATTAAAGCACTGATTAAAAATGTCAAAAAACAGGAATTAACGATCACCGATGTGGTTTTTATTATAGCGCCCCGTATCAATGCCGCCGGAAGGATCAAACATGGTAACCATGCGGTAGCCTTATTGACCGAGTTTAATCAGAAACAGGCGGAGGAATTTGCCAGTCAGATTGAAACTTTTAATGCCGACCGAAAAGATCTGGACAGACAGATCACCAAAGAAGCCTTAAAACAGATTGAAACGAATGGCGAACAGGAACGATATACAACGGTTGTCTATCAGGAAGACTGGCATAAAGGCGTTATCGGAATTGTAGCTTCCCGACTGACGGAAGTGTATTATCGTCCGACCTTGGTTTTCACCAAAAGTGGCGATAAACTGGCCGCTTCGGCGCGATCGGTTAAAGATTTCGATGTTTATAATGCCTTGGAAGCCTGTTCTGATTATCTGGAACAATTCGGCGGGCATATGTATGCGGCCGGATTGACGCTAAAAGAAAGCGATTTTGAATCGTTCAAAAATCAATTTGAAAGAGTAGTATCGGAAACCATTACACCCGATTTGCTAGTGCCGGAAATCAGTATCGATGCCGAAATCGATTTTTCGGATATCGACGATAAACTTATTCGTATCCTAAAACAATTTGAGCCGTTTGGTCCGGAAAACATGACACCGGTTTTTATCGCGCGTCATTTAACGGATAGCGGTTATGGTAAAGCAATTGGTCAGGATGAAGAACATCTGCGATTATTTGTTAAACAACAACCTGAGGGGAAAGGATATGCAGCGATTGGTTTTGGTCTGGCTAAAAAAATCGGACTTACTCAAAATCAAAAACACTTTGATGCCGTTTTTTCAATCGACGAAAACGAATGGAACGGCACTGTAAGTGTACAACTTCGCTTACGGGATATTAAAGTATCTTAA
- a CDS encoding OsmC family protein produces the protein MTHQVRTKWLGKMQFESTNPSGDLMTIDAGPENGGEGKGLRPKALMLSALAGCTGLDVASLIEKMKLEVADFTIETEGELTEEHPKTYHTVRVDYHFYGNNLEPKKLEKAVNLSVEKYCGVMEMFRQFAKVEIKIHYHTL, from the coding sequence ATGACACATCAGGTACGCACCAAATGGTTGGGGAAAATGCAATTTGAATCGACAAATCCCAGTGGTGATTTAATGACGATTGATGCCGGACCGGAAAATGGAGGTGAGGGAAAAGGACTGCGCCCGAAAGCGTTGATGTTGTCGGCATTGGCCGGTTGTACCGGATTGGATGTGGCTTCGCTTATCGAAAAAATGAAACTGGAGGTTGCTGATTTTACCATCGAAACGGAAGGCGAATTAACCGAAGAACATCCGAAAACCTACCATACTGTTCGGGTGGACTACCATTTTTACGGGAATAACCTCGAACCGAAAAAACTGGAAAAAGCGGTCAACCTTTCTGTTGAAAAATACTGTGGCGTGATGGAAATGTTCCGTCAGTTTGCCAAAGTTGAAATCAAAATACACTACCACACCCTATAA
- the rsmI gene encoding 16S rRNA (cytidine(1402)-2'-O)-methyltransferase has protein sequence MSKLYLVPTPIGNLEDMTFRAIRILKEVDLILAEDTRNSGKLLKHFEIATPMQSHHMHNEHKTVEYIIRRLQSGETIALISDAGTPAISDPGFLLTRACVENKIEVECLPGATAFVPALVNSGLPNDKFIFEGFLPDKKGRQTRYLALAEETRTMILYVSPHKLVKTLAEFVQYFGADRPVSVSRELSKLHEETVRGTAEEVLKHFEAKPPKGEIVVIVGGKITEKETKKDKNEAI, from the coding sequence ATGTCTAAATTATATTTGGTCCCAACGCCAATCGGAAATCTGGAAGACATGACTTTCCGGGCGATCCGTATCTTAAAGGAAGTCGACTTGATTTTGGCGGAAGATACCCGTAACAGCGGAAAACTGCTCAAACATTTCGAGATCGCCACACCGATGCAAAGTCATCATATGCATAACGAACACAAAACGGTCGAGTATATTATCCGAAGACTACAATCCGGAGAAACGATTGCGTTGATTTCGGATGCAGGAACACCGGCCATTTCCGATCCGGGCTTTTTACTGACCCGCGCTTGTGTGGAAAACAAAATCGAAGTGGAATGTTTACCCGGAGCTACAGCTTTTGTCCCGGCTTTGGTCAATAGCGGATTGCCAAATGACAAATTTATATTTGAAGGCTTTTTACCGGATAAAAAAGGCCGACAAACGCGTTATCTTGCATTAGCGGAAGAAACCCGTACGATGATTCTCTATGTTTCACCGCATAAACTGGTCAAAACATTAGCTGAGTTTGTACAGTATTTTGGTGCCGACCGACCGGTTTCGGTATCGCGGGAGTTGTCCAAACTGCATGAAGAAACCGTTCGCGGAACCGCCGAAGAGGTTTTGAAACACTTTGAAGCCAAACCGCCAAAAGGAGAAATTGTAGTGATTGTAGGCGGAAAGATCACGGAAAAAGAAACGAAAAAAGATAAAAACGAAGCGATATGA